A genomic segment from Micromonospora echinaurantiaca encodes:
- a CDS encoding zinc-dependent alcohol dehydrogenase family protein — protein sequence MRAVIFDEFGARPEVRDVPDPVAPPGGAVIRVEATGLCRSDWHGWQGHDPDIRPPHVPGHEFAGVVSAVGAGVRGWRVGDRVTAPFVCACGRCPACLAGDQQVCERQTQPGFTHWGSFAEYVAVHDAEVNLVRLPDDLDYPAAAALGCRFATAFRAVVGQGRVAAGEWVAVHGCGGVGLSAVMIAVACGARVVAVDVAPGALELAAGCGAAVCLDSGALPGPGAVAAAVREATGGGAHLSLDALGSHATCTASIESLRRRGRHVQVGLLPVAQGRPALPMELVIAYELELLGSHGMPAHAYPELLRLVTAGVLRPAELVTRTIGLAEVPAALATMDRPGAGGMCLIRPH from the coding sequence ATGCGTGCGGTGATCTTCGACGAGTTCGGTGCCCGGCCCGAGGTCCGCGACGTTCCCGACCCGGTGGCGCCGCCCGGTGGCGCGGTGATCCGGGTCGAGGCCACCGGGTTGTGCCGCAGCGACTGGCACGGCTGGCAGGGACACGACCCCGACATCCGGCCACCACACGTTCCCGGTCACGAGTTCGCCGGGGTCGTTTCGGCGGTCGGTGCGGGCGTACGCGGTTGGCGGGTCGGCGACCGGGTGACCGCGCCGTTCGTCTGCGCCTGCGGCCGGTGCCCGGCCTGCCTGGCGGGCGACCAGCAGGTCTGCGAACGGCAGACCCAGCCGGGCTTCACCCACTGGGGCTCGTTCGCCGAGTACGTGGCGGTGCACGACGCCGAGGTCAACCTGGTCCGGCTCCCGGACGACCTGGACTACCCGGCCGCGGCGGCGCTCGGCTGCCGGTTCGCCACCGCGTTCCGGGCCGTGGTGGGCCAGGGGCGGGTCGCCGCGGGCGAGTGGGTAGCGGTGCACGGCTGCGGCGGGGTGGGGCTGTCCGCGGTGATGATCGCGGTGGCGTGCGGGGCGCGGGTGGTGGCCGTCGACGTCGCCCCGGGCGCGCTCGAACTGGCCGCCGGCTGCGGGGCGGCGGTCTGCCTGGACAGCGGCGCGCTGCCCGGCCCCGGTGCGGTGGCCGCCGCCGTCCGGGAGGCGACCGGCGGCGGCGCCCACCTGTCGCTGGACGCGCTGGGCAGCCACGCCACCTGCACCGCCTCCATCGAGAGCCTGCGCCGGCGCGGCCGGCACGTGCAGGTCGGGCTGCTCCCCGTCGCCCAGGGTCGGCCGGCGTTGCCGATGGAGCTGGTCATCGCGTACGAGCTGGAGCTGCTGGGCAGCCACGGCATGCCCGCGCACGCCTACCCGGAGCTGCTGCGGCTGGTCACCGCCGGGGTGCTGCGCCCGGCCGAGCTGGTCACCCGCACCATCGGCCTGGCCGAGGTGCCCGCGGCACTGGCCACCATGGACCGGCCCGGCGCCGGCGGGATGTGCCTGATCCGTCCGCACTGA